AACTTAAACCCAGGGTTTTCTTTGAACCATAAGGCTCAGTATATGCCAAAAATTCATAATTTACCTCTTGGAGCCAATCAGTATGCATCAGAGCAGAAGTCCTTTGTTTAATTTGAGTCAGTCCAGCCGGATTATAATAAATACTATTAACATCATCTGCCACAGCACAAAATGCCTCACCCATAGCAGATGCCCTTGGGCTTATGCCTATCTTTAAAAAATTAGCCCCTGCCTTACCGGCTTTACTACTTATGG
The sequence above is drawn from the bacterium genome and encodes:
- a CDS encoding UPF0164 family protein — translated: MLKRRLILIVGIGVILLPHPALAISSKAGKAGANFLKIGISPRASAMGEAFCAVADDVNSIYYNPAGLTQIKQRTSALMHTDWLQEVNYEFLAYTEPYGSKKTLGLS